One genomic segment of Labilithrix sp. includes these proteins:
- a CDS encoding sigma-70 family RNA polymerase sigma factor: MSIAPPRGKSVASPPPPPPADAAMLDRCRRQDPIAFRAFVVRHERMVFALLSRMLGHGPEVEDLAQETFVRAFRAFPSFDPSGPAKVSTWLLTIAVRLALDSRKKRRLDAVPLDSFPNEEVPSLHTPERALEQRRIGDALAAAAAQLPDDQRAALVLAELHGLSLAEIAGALEVPENTVKTRLFRAREKMRAALTSRLGTDWRTS; encoded by the coding sequence ATGAGCATCGCCCCTCCGCGCGGCAAGAGCGTGGCGTCGCCGCCGCCGCCGCCGCCGGCGGACGCGGCGATGCTCGATCGCTGCCGGCGGCAGGACCCGATCGCGTTCCGCGCCTTCGTCGTTCGTCACGAGCGGATGGTGTTCGCGCTCCTCTCGCGCATGCTCGGTCATGGCCCCGAGGTGGAGGACCTCGCGCAAGAGACCTTCGTGCGGGCGTTCCGCGCGTTCCCTTCGTTCGATCCGAGCGGGCCGGCGAAGGTCTCGACGTGGCTGCTCACGATCGCGGTTCGGCTCGCGCTCGACTCTCGCAAGAAGCGGAGGCTCGACGCGGTGCCGCTCGATTCGTTTCCGAACGAGGAGGTCCCGAGCCTCCACACGCCGGAGCGCGCCCTCGAGCAGCGCCGCATCGGCGACGCGCTCGCCGCGGCGGCCGCGCAGCTGCCCGACGATCAGCGCGCCGCCCTCGTCCTCGCGGAGCTGCATGGTCTCTCCCTCGCCGAGATCGCCGGCGCGCTCGAGGTCCCGGAGAACACGGTAAAGACGAGGCTCTTCCGCGCACGCGAAAAGATGCGCGCGGCGCTCACGTCGCGCCTCGGCACGGACTGGAGGACGTCGTGA